A stretch of DNA from Lycium ferocissimum isolate CSIRO_LF1 chromosome 4, AGI_CSIRO_Lferr_CH_V1, whole genome shotgun sequence:
AGGATCTGTTTCACTTTCCTTTACCTTCAAGCACAGAAACAACACAGAATTAGTACACCTACGGTCTAAATACATAAAGGAAAATTGATAATAAAACACAAGTTCCCATCAGCTTGTGGGACTATGACATTCGGTATTAGCACTAGAAGAGTAGTGGTTTAAAACGAAGGGAGCATAAGGTTTTAGATTTTACCTTTCTTCTAGATATGCCCcttccatggcccacaccactaACTAATTAAACAGTTTTGCAAGCAAATCATATTGAATTTGATTTCTGTTCTAGTAGTAGTGTAATGAGGGGAAACAAAAGGAGGTAGCAAAGGGAGCACAAGGATTTAATTATAGCTTCTTCAAGATCTGCCCCCTCCCAGAAGGAAATCATATTGCAAATTCAGTACTAGTGTAATGAGATGAAATGAAAGGAGGTAGTATTGGGCATATTGGACCTCATTACCAGTCAACTTGCAAATCAAGATGGCACAAGTTGGTCCATAGTATGATAAATTGGAGTACCTTTTTGTCTAAGTTCCTGCAAGACACTAGCACAATGTCGAACAACAATAAAACAAATGTGTGATACCTGAGACAGAAGGGATGCAGCCTCGATAGACTTCTGCTGGCTCTCAATGGTGCAACAATATGAATAGAGTATCATCCCAAGCATAGCAATGACGATACCCAGAATGTTTCGCCAGCTGAAGGGATCATGAAGAAGAACATACCCAAAGGCCAAAACAAGACATGTTTTTAAATGCCCAAGGACCTGATAGGTGACTGGAGAAGTCTTGCCAATTACCAAAAAAGTACTGAAGTTCACGGAGACGGATATAAGGCAGGATAGAACAATAAAGGCCTGCCATCAACGCGTTGAAATTAACAAATAGTGCTAGTATCTAACTTACAATTAAAAATAACttacaattaaaaataattttctaacTTACCAGCACATTTGGTGTGTAGTTGAAAGCAAATACATTCCGATTTGTCAAAAGCCCATCTAAAAATGGTCCTACTATAAACAAAGTGATTGATTGATAAGGACAAGACTGATACAGGAGCTGGGTTGAAGAAACCTTGAACTTCTTCTGGATGGTATTTGTCATCTAAGAAGACGGGTTAAGATATCCAAGCAAGAGAACATATAATGTGATAGCTGTGAGCTATAGATCCAACAGCATTTGCTAATACATATAAAACAACTTTCGTAAAAAATTTAAGTCTTATTTTGCCAAGAACAAGGTTGCTAAATAGGGATCTGTAAAGTGAGCAAAGCCAGTGAAGCAAAGAACTGAAAAAATTGATTGACCATTCAGCAAAGGATACAATCTGCGCAATACAAGTGGTGACAATTGCAAACAGCGATAAAACAGAACCCAGTAAATTGAGCTGCAAATCAGTTACTGTTGCAATTCCAACCCCAAAGAGAAGAACAGTAAGTGTAAGCTGGATATTCCTACTGCAAATCATAGTTGAGAAAGAAATCAAGTCGTTACTAAATATGTACAATTAAAAGATTCATTTCATAAATGCCTGAGAAGAGCAAATGAAAGCAGAATACATTTAGCCATAATGttaaagtaaaaagaaaaatcaactaGCCAAGATGATTAAATGCTTTTCCAGCATTCATCTGATGGAAGCTAGCTAAAATTTCAATTGCTTTCGGCCTGCATTGTGCACCTAATTTCCAATTTCACAGGGAAAAAAGGAACATCATCATGATTAACagaaacaaaatagaaatgcAAGGTTGGAATGCTCGAACCAAGGTACCAGAGTATTTTCCTCTACACTGCTTACCATTGTATattaatttacttatttttatgacaagggaacccgcagccgctacccttcgggtgccgCACAGGTAGAAACCCCGCTCCTGTGTAATAGCCAGCAAACCACACAGAAGAAATAACCCACACTAGCAAGCCCTGTGCGACAAGCTCGCACTAGAGATAATTGTCTTAAATACCTTTCTTTGCCCGTAGTTTTTGACTCAACCTTTAACTATAGACGGTGGTTGATCCTAAAATTAAGGTTAGAAATGGTTATATATGTGAATCTATATCTCTCTTATCATCCAACTTGCCAGATAAGGACAAGATATAGTGTTCAGACACTTAATTATTCCAAGAAATTACTTCTGGTTCGTTGGTTCGAACAAAACACATGTTGGTGAAAAAGCTTCTTCAATGTAATGGTCAAGCTTAGCTTAATAAAATGAGAACAGATTCCTATGTTTTATATGCCTCGAAgagaaaaaatttccaaaagagaaataaaaatacATGTGAAGGTAATGTTACATGATCCTCTATCTAGAACTTTTTGTGGAAATAGTAAAGTCAATTTGAGCAAGTCAACGTTGAGTACTTTTACCTGAATCTTTTCCTGAAGAAAAGAGTCTCCAAAAGAACTGTACAGGGGATGATTGCTAATTTTGTCATCTAAATTGAAAAAGCAGTGAAGAAAATCAGAAAGAATAACTGCATTTAAGTTTCTAAAATTAATCAGAAGCTAAAGGCTTGCTTTGTGGAGACAACTTAGAATTGAGTTATGATGAATGTTTGAGAGCAATAGGGAAAAAGAAGATCTCATCACATCAAGTAAATTGGTTTCTAACAACAAAAGCAAGAAAGAACCACAAAAGGGAAGTAGCTTGCTGCCCCTTTCcaagaaattaaaatagaaaaaaaccTTACAATTCAGCTAGCTGTGTTGATTATTAAATTCAAGATGATCATTAAGCATTTCAGAATAAGATTTTGGTAGCACATAGTGATGTGAATAAATTACGGTTACAGTGGAACAAGTTGCTATTTCAAGTTGTAGATCTTATAAAAATTAACTATTCTAAACAACTTATTCACTTCACCAGAAAACTGACTTAGGTGGCAAAGCTATCCCAGTGGATACATTGTTATTGCTTGAAAATAGGTACAGAAAAAAGGGGACGAGGAATGAGAATAAAGAGAAGAGAGTGGAAGAAAAGATCTTAACCGAACCACTAGTAAAGGCAGCCAAGACCACAGATaaaaaatgtaataaaataaaaCCGGAGAGTCATTAACagcagaaaggaaaaagaatgaaCCTGATAAAAACCAACAGAATTGAACCCCAGACTTAGATTAAGAAGTCCAATAGAGGACCCATTCAGTATTCCAAAGCCAATAAGAGATTTTGGATCAAAAGGTTTGTGCTCAAAAAATCTCATCCATCTTGCCACATGGAGACCACAAAATGTAACTAAAAGATGCCAGCTTGTCAAAGTCGTAGCTGAGAGAAATATAAGAAGTTAGAACTCAAAGCCGAATGATATAAAAACTCGagaatttctttttattagGTTTTGCAAGAACCAAAATATTAGTGCCAACTAATCAACAATCCCCTGATCCAGTCTTTTCCCAACTCCCTTAATTCCTTATCAAACAACCTAATATATTATAGACCTGTATGAACAATATCTAGAAGTATCTTTCATTTCCATTGCAAACACTTGCACTTGATTTTgtgttctcctttttttttttttttctttccagtACATGTGAATTTGTGTTCTCTCCTACTACTGCTCGTATGACACAAGCCAAATTCATTTACTGTCAAAGTTAAGCTGTTTTGCATTAAAGGAATAGAGGAAACAAGTGGATAACAACTAAACCAACTATTTGAGCTTGTTCTGCTCCCTACTAATTACACACTGTCGGCAGCATTTTTTAAGGGAGAATATTGAGGTTTACTGAATCGCATTCATCCAAACAACAAcctattactactactactgcACTTCAGCCCCAAGCTAGCTGGGGTCGACACATTCATCCCAATAAAAGAAATGAAACGATCTTACAAAACTTTCCTGCACAATGAATCAATCAACTACGCCTCAACCCaaatagttgttgttgttgtctgtATGAAATCCTCTATGTCGATTCCGCTCAATTTAGACGTACTAGTTAATTTATCTTTTAAGGTAAATCAATTATTAACTGTAACGCAGGTACCTAATTTCACAAATCATTTTCTACGACAGAATTGTATCGTACTCTTCTTTTATTACTATCTATTACttcatttgttttgtttatcttgctttttcctgtcgttattttactttctacCCTGCTTTGATTACACTTcttttgagctgagggtctatcggaaacaacctctctaccctaCAAAGGTAGGGATAAGGTATACGTACATCCGTACCCTCCCCAGACGCCCACGTCGTGGGGTTGcactgtgtatgttgttgtattttgtACGACAGAAGCAATTCACTTGTAAGATACTACATTACACTTATGAACAagaagacaaaaaagaaaagaaacagcCATTACTAGCATTACAGAAAAACAATTAAACTCACCAAATGTAAAACCTAATGTGCTAATAAGCGCCTTGTTGCAAATCACAATGGACACAGAAGACACCACCGACAAACTCAGTGCTCCAATAGTCCCTAGCTGAAACTTCTGACTTTCAGCCATTTTCACTCCTTCTCCAATTATCACAAAAATCTGcacatcaatatatatatatatatttccaccTCTTATATTATATAAACCAAAATGCAAAACATTTTGCAATTTAACAACCAAATTCTTACCTTATCGCAATCGTACGTCCATTAATCATACAAAACCAGCTCAGCTGAAAAACAAACGTTCaattatgttaaaaatgaaacgAGATATTTACGGATCCAAACATGtataaaaattgaagaaaaatgcagcatacacatgtaaaaatttattcagaacaaatttattaaaaaatttgaatatCTTAATATATTAAGAAGTGTATCAAATTTTGGATTTTCCTCTGCACGGAAATGCAAATTGCAAAAATTACAGATCTGCTACCTTagatgaaaatttgatttttttttttttttttaaatattgatatgtttatacggaaaaaaatggaggaaaaggAGAACCTGGAAAGCTTGGGATCACGGGAAATGGAGGAAGTGATGGGCAAAGTGTTTGTTTGATACAAGTTAAAGCATTATTATTAGAAGAAGAAGGTGAGTGGAGAAAATTGAACCACTAACATTTATAGTTAATTGtagtttaattatttaattttaattgactTTTTAAACTGAATTCCGGCTAGCTTTTCGCCTGCGGATCATGTGAATGTGAGCGagggaggggtatatttatgaaatatttgagGAAATCGATGGGCcctttttacttgatttattgttccttcttttcttttcttctttttattatgGACAAcatttgaaaaaacaaatagaaaATTGTCgggaaaaaaaagtttgtaGAAATGAAGATTAAGATTTAGATCTGTTCTCATATTTGTAAGTGTTTTTTCTTGATAACGCAAGTATTTTATGAGTGGAAAAaagtttgataatttttttttcagaaacaCCTTCACCACAATTTCAAAGAGTAGTTTTTTTGttagaaaaaaataacataaaacaGCATCTCTACCCCTAGAGCGCGTAGGATTAAGGTACAAGATACTCCATCTTTTTCAAACCCTACTTATGAAATTATACtgaatatattgttgttgtcgCAGTTTGTATGTTAGAAAAAAGTGCAAAATGAACgacattttatttgaaaaaagcATAAATTGTTTTCACCTCCAATTACTTAATGAAATATTAAAACACTAATTTAGAATGAAACTCTCACATTTAAGCAATAACACTAATTTAAATCAATTTTCAGTATATATATTTCAGTAAATGTTTTGCTagtgaaaataatttatatttttaattaaaaaataatattctcCTTAAGACTCGATATAATGacaattttcatatacatattatttATTCAAAGTATTATTTATTCTCAATAATAGTCATCCATATATAGCACATACGGACGtgctccaacaacaacacatccAGTGTAATTTCACAAATGAGGTCTAGAAATGATAaaatgtatgcagaccttacccttatTTTTTTGGGGGCGGCGAGACTGTTTCTAAAAGTCTCACATACTCGTACTCTACATAAGatttatgattaaaaaaaaaaatcaagtgtcTCCACTAGACAAAATTTTAAAAGCTCTCATAATACTTTTTTAAACAACATTGGAAGTATATCCAACAAAATTAGAGAGTACAATAATAAAATACCTAGTGTAATCCACACCTGGAGTCTGAAACAAAATTAGAGAGTAGTAGTTGAAATTTGtcaattaattacttattttgtACTATATCATTTACCTGCataaaagtaaaaggaaaatacaaatataacaaaaaggATATAAATTTATGATCTATTCGAAGATCATCTTGTAATTGGATTTAATTATACAgttctataaaagaaaaaagaacacgTGTTCCCTGCTTGCAGTCGCACTCAAACAAGTGCAgtaaattctttaaaaaaatcttaaaaaggAATAAGAAGATCTAAATATTCTTTTGTTCCACTTTACACAACACTGTTCCTGTATGAGTAGAAAATCaaacatttatttataaaaaagttttacatttaagAGTATAGTATTCTGTAGTTCATATTATTcattcaaatattatttaaatgacCACAACTCCATTTTTGAATTGGCACAAATTACTAAGTAGTAATAAGCAAAATATTTAACAGCGTACTCAGGACACTTCACCTGTTCACCATTCCCATTGGAAACAAACAAAAGAATTATTTCATCGGAGCAGCGCCGGAGTATTTTGATCGGACCCTACCCGACCCGACAAATCAATTTCAATCACTTAattcaaaaatcaatttttgggTTTTAGGGTTTATCTCATGCTTTGCAAATGGATATAGACACTGATATATCTCGTTGGATTCTCGAATTTATACTTCAACAACCACTCGAAGATAACATTCTCAACACTCTGATTCAAATTCTTCCATTCCCAAACAACAATTTAAACCTCAAAAAAGCCCTAATCCTTAGAAAAATCGAATCCGAGATTTCTAACGGTTGTGTTACTGAGAAAATCCTCGAATTTCTCGAATTAATTGAGGAACTTGATCATCAAGAAGGAATTGAAGCTTCAAATGTTATGAAAACCGCGTATTGTGCGGTTGCAGTGGAGTGTACTGTGAAGTTTTTGAATTGTAAAGAGGCGGGAAGTGATAAAGGAAAGTATTTTGAAGCAGTAAGGaggatatggaaaaaaagaattaatttaaTGGAAAAAATGGAGAATGTAGGCGTTGTATCGGATGAGTTGTGGAATTGGAGAGATGAAATAGAAGCGGCTTTATGGGAAGATAGGTGTTTTGATAATGTGATAAGGAGAAGTAAATGTGTATTTGCTGTTGATAAGGTTAAGGTTTTTGTTGGGGAAGTTAAAGAGAGAATGGGGTCTCCGTTTCTTGATGTTGTGGCAGAAAAATATCGGACTGATGATACTATGAAGGCGTTTTTTGGAGGGGTGAACGATGACAGAGGTAATGTTGTAACATTACATATGCAAAATAAGTGCTTGAAGATGTTAAATAAGCAGGGTGAATTTGTTATTTAACTCTATGATATGGTCAAATTTCGGATAATAAGCGTGTATGATACTTTATGCAATACCTATGATCTGCTTATTGCTCTACTTAAATGAATGATGATCAAATTCTGGATGTTGGTGTTAAAGGCTGAATTGTTTGCTTTCTATAGTCTGTAAGGACAGCCTTGATAAGAGATAAAAGGAGTACTTTTGACATTTCCTTGTTTTACCTGTATCAATTTATCCTTATTAAGGGGTAAAGATTACTGTTTGACATTTTGTTTGTTGTACTCGTATCGATTTTATGAGTTCTTTGTTTAAATGATTGTTTCTTCTGCTGCAGAAGGGCGCCAAGGAACTGGATTGCCCAGGCAGAAACATGTTGCTTTCAAACGCACCAGACGAGCATCAGCTGGGACGTGTGGAGGTGTCAGGATCAGTGATTCTATCGAGTCGGAACCTGAAGCATCTAGTAGACAGGATGATTTACTGCCTTCACCTGCAATCCAGAAAGCAGATGATACATTGAAGGCATTTGTTGGAGGAGTCAATGAAGAAGGGACTTGCAGGAAAAGGGACAAAGGTAACATTACAAATGCAAAAATGTTTCTGGGGATGTTGAATAAGCAGGGTTATGTTATTAAACTCTATGATATGATCAAATTTGGGATAATAAATTTGTATGAACACTCTTTATATTTACCTATAGTCTGGTTATTGCTTTACCTCAATGAATGATGACCAAATTCTTGATGTTGGTGCTAATAGctaaattccaaaaaaaaaaaaaaaaaaaaaaaaaaaaaaaaagagagaagctAAATTGTGTGCTTTCCGACTCTGTAGTCTATATGGACACCCTTGATAAGAGATAAAAGAAGTACTTTTGAGATTTCCTTGTTTTACCACCCTTATCACTTTGTCCTTATTAAGGGTTAAAGATTacttttttgacattttgctTGTTGGActtgtataaatttatatgagTTTTATGTTAAGACGATTGTTTTTTCTGCTTGCAGAAGTTTGCCAAGGAAAAGCATTGCCCAGGCAGAAGCATGTTGCTTTCAAACGCACCAGAGGAGCAGTCAGGATCAGTGATTCAATTGAGTCGGAACTTGAGGCATATGGTAGACAGGATGATTTACTGTCTTCACCTTTAATCCAGTTAGCTGAGGAAGCGCTTAAATTAAGTTCTTCGGAGCTGCGTGCTGTGGTGAAGGATCCTCTACCTGATGCGATACGTCTTGCTGACACTTTGTCTTCTGTGGTAAGGGATGATACGGGTCATCAGCCTGCCGAAAATAACAGTGACAAAGCCCCTCATCCAGTTGTTGCCAGTAGCAGAACGGTTCAAGCTAGTGAGAAGAATTGTGAGGCGCAGCATAACTGTCATCATAGTGCTGCATCCAGGCCAAACCGAGTGAACCGAAACAGTGCTGCCCATACATCTGAGGTTACAGCACTGAAAAAATTGCTTGCCTCCAACCGTGCTGCCCATACATCTGAGGTATATACATTGAAAAAATTCTTGTCTCCACCCGCTTAAAATAAATGGTCAAATGCTGCTTCTTGGGGTGTATTGATGCACAATTCTCTTCATTACGCTCTTGAATGTATATGGGCGATTGTAACTTGAAGTCTTCATGCAAGATTGTCTTGGTTATTAATGCTTTCTTGTAACAAAATGTGCAAAACTTTTTGCCGAGtaactaaatgatttttaaatttttttgtaaaatagtGAGGTTAGACTAGATATTAGCTCTAGATGTGGTTTCGCCAGAGGAATACTAGAGCATAAACATTAAAAATCATATTCGTGTTCGGAAAAACTGTCCTAGGCACACAAACTGTATTTGGGAAAATTATCCAAATAGAGGAAAAGAATTTGCATTTTTATGCTTGCTAATGGAAACAAATGCTGAATTTTATATACAGTGGGACGATTTGTTTGACGAGTTAAATGAAGGATCACCAAGTGGCGTGAATAGGGTTACATTACCTAGCCCGAAGAGGACGAAAATTTCTCCCTTGAAGAAgtatgaatttaaaaaaatcaccACTAGGAGAAAGCCCACGAAATGGAGTACGTTGGAAGAAGACACTTTGAGAACTGGTGTACAGATGTATGGAGCATCTCTTACTTGTTCTGACTTTAAAAAAGTACTGACACAGAGTTTAGCGCTCtaaatgttttcctttttttggtaGGTATGGTTCCGGAAACTGGACGGTAATCTTAGGTGCTTATCGTGACATATTTGCAGTAAGGACAGCAGTAAGTGATACTACTATTTATAGACTGGTTGTATATTActcctacttttttttttggatgaagtTGTATATTACTCCTACTTATGAAGTCTAAACAATTTTGTTCAGGTTGACTTGAAGGACAAGTGGAGAAACATGATTTCATAGatatttattttgaagaaatttgctAATGTATGATGAGAgccttttgttttcttaagCAGAGGTATGGGcttgtatattttttgtatcaTGTAAATGTCACTGTCCCTCTGTATCTTGTTT
This window harbors:
- the LOC132052962 gene encoding UDP-xylose transporter 3-like, with protein sequence MAESQKFQLGTIGALSLSVVSSVSIVICNKALISTLGFTFATTLTSWHLLVTFCGLHVARWMRFFEHKPFDPKSLIGFGILNGSSIGLLNLSLGFNSVGFYQMTKLAIIPCTVLLETLFFRKRFSRNIQLTLTVLLFGVGIATVTDLQLNLLGSVLSLFAIVTTCIAQIMTNTIQKKFKVSSTQLLYQSCPYQSITLFIVGPFLDGLLTNRNVFAFNYTPNVLAFIVLSCLISVSVNFSTFLVIGKTSPVTYQVLGHLKTCLVLAFGYVLLHDPFSWRNILGIVIAMLGMILYSYCCTIESQQKSIEAASLLSQVKESETDPLINVEKGAGNLADSVVAKAPSWNSSKDQHV
- the LOC132052964 gene encoding uncharacterized protein LOC132052964 yields the protein MDIDTDISRWILEFILQQPLEDNILNTLIQILPFPNNNLNLKKALILRKIESEISNGCVTEKILEFLELIEELDHQEGIEASNVMKTAYCAVAVECTVKFLNCKEAGSDKGKYFEAVRRIWKKRINLMEKMENVGVVSDELWNWRDEIEAALWEDRCFDNVIRRSKCVFAVDKVKVFVGEVKERMGSPFLDVVAEKYRTDDTMKAFFGGVNDDREGRQGTGLPRQKHVAFKRTRRASAGTCGGVRISDSIESEPEASSRQDDLLPSPAIQKADDTLKAFVGGVNEEGTCRKRDKEVCQGKALPRQKHVAFKRTRGAVRISDSIESELEAYGRQDDLLSSPLIQLAEEALKLSSSELRAVVKDPLPDAIRLADTLSSVVRDDTGHQPAENNSDKAPHPVVASSRTVQASEKNCEAQHNCHHSAASRPNRVNRNSAAHTSEVTALKKLLASNRAAHTSEWDDLFDELNEGSPSGVNRVTLPSPKRTKISPLKKYEFKKITTRRKPTKWSTLEEDTLRTGVQMYGSGNWTVILGAYRDIFAVRTAVDLKDKWRNMIS